Proteins co-encoded in one Metabacillus sp. KUDC1714 genomic window:
- a CDS encoding potassium/proton antiporter, whose product MLEHFETDYLILLLSLLLLLGVITTKFSTKIGVPALVLFIGLGMVMGSDGLNIIYFSDVKIAQIIGIIALVIILFEGGLKTRWSSVKKVAAPSLSLATIGVLITTLITAIGAKVIFEMDWLESFLIGAIVGSTDAAAVFAILAGQNVKEKLTSVLEAESGTNDPMAMFLTISTIQLLTSDDANIVMLILSFFWQMSIGLLLGYGLGWLASKSINKINLDFNGLYPVFTLVFAILSYSVTSMLNASGLFAVYVTALVIGNKDLTYRNSILRFHSGLAWMMQILMFIILGLLVSPSQLFDLDLIWRALLLSVILIVIARPAAVYAALSYFPFSSKELLFISWAGLRGAVPIVLATFPFIDGVENSHIIFHIVFFVVLTSALVQGSTIPLVAKKLGLTEPEKDISPDLLEVISLSKVNAELIEYIVSQKCSLLNKEVKDITFPEKVWVNALIRNKDLLPPSEDLTIKKDDILYILADKKSIPDLKELLNVE is encoded by the coding sequence ATGCTGGAACATTTCGAAACAGATTATCTAATTTTACTCCTGTCACTGCTTTTATTATTAGGAGTTATTACAACAAAATTCTCTACTAAAATCGGCGTTCCTGCTCTTGTGTTGTTTATCGGGTTAGGAATGGTTATGGGTAGTGATGGATTAAACATTATCTATTTTAGCGATGTGAAAATTGCCCAAATTATTGGGATTATAGCGTTAGTCATAATCCTATTTGAAGGAGGACTAAAAACGAGATGGAGTTCTGTTAAGAAGGTCGCTGCCCCATCTCTATCATTAGCAACAATTGGTGTCCTAATTACGACTTTAATTACTGCTATAGGAGCAAAAGTGATTTTTGAAATGGACTGGCTCGAGTCTTTTTTGATTGGAGCAATTGTGGGTTCAACAGATGCAGCAGCAGTATTTGCGATCTTAGCAGGACAAAATGTGAAAGAAAAACTTACTTCTGTATTAGAAGCTGAATCAGGAACAAACGATCCTATGGCCATGTTTTTAACCATATCCACAATCCAGTTACTGACTTCTGATGACGCTAATATCGTCATGCTGATTTTATCATTTTTCTGGCAAATGAGCATCGGGCTTCTTCTTGGTTACGGACTTGGTTGGCTAGCCTCAAAATCAATTAATAAAATCAATTTAGACTTTAACGGGTTATACCCTGTTTTTACTTTAGTATTCGCGATCCTTTCATATAGTGTCACTTCTATGCTTAACGCAAGCGGGCTTTTTGCTGTTTATGTAACTGCACTTGTAATCGGCAATAAAGATCTTACATATCGAAACTCAATTTTGCGATTTCATTCAGGATTGGCTTGGATGATGCAAATTTTAATGTTTATTATTCTCGGTTTATTAGTTTCCCCTTCTCAGTTATTTGATTTGGATTTAATTTGGAGAGCTTTGCTTTTATCAGTGATTCTTATTGTGATCGCACGCCCTGCAGCTGTATATGCTGCACTATCATACTTTCCATTTTCTTCAAAGGAATTACTTTTTATATCATGGGCAGGATTACGTGGAGCTGTCCCAATTGTACTTGCAACCTTTCCATTCATTGATGGCGTGGAAAATAGTCATATTATCTTTCATATTGTTTTCTTCGTTGTCTTAACTTCAGCCCTTGTGCAAGGATCTACTATTCCATTAGTTGCAAAAAAGCTTGGACTTACTGAACCAGAAAAGGATATTTCACCTGATTTACTTGAAGTCATTTCACTGAGCAAGGTAAATGCAGAATTAATTGAATACATTGTTAGTCAAAAATGCAGTTTGTTAAATAAGGAAGTGAAGGATATTACGTTTCCTGAAAAGGTATGGGTGAATGCCCTTATTAGGAACAAGGACCTTTTGCCACCCAGTGAGGATTTAACGATTAAAAAGGATGATATATTGTATATTCTTGCTGATAAGAAGAGTATTCCTGATTTGAAGGAGTTGCTGAATGTTGAATGA
- a CDS encoding nuclease-related domain-containing protein: MIIKEQKKSSELLKLEAIVNRLRKSHSSYPILEKDYAKKLAGYKGEKSIDYYLSYINDNYLIFSNIRLKDKNHFFQIDTLIASPFFICNLEVKNIAGTLYFDEEYDQMIRTLDGKEEGFPSPLIQIRRQQSHLENWLENHKFPRIPCQSFVVISSPSTIIKAPKSLKSQILHSANIPYKLGVLEKKFKEQLLTKPTLKKLSKTLMEKHTEEDVDLFAKYNISKNDILTGVQCPGCGQFPAKRTQGFWRCSFCKHKAKDAHLRTLEEYKYLFGNKISNQQLRSFLHISSRTSATKFFSTLNYVHEGRTKDRVYFIP, translated from the coding sequence CTGATTATTAAAGAACAAAAAAAGTCTTCTGAGCTATTAAAGTTAGAGGCGATAGTAAATAGACTCCGGAAATCGCACAGTAGCTATCCCATTTTAGAGAAAGATTATGCAAAAAAACTTGCAGGATATAAAGGAGAAAAGTCAATTGACTACTATTTAAGTTACATCAATGATAATTATCTTATTTTCAGTAATATTAGGCTAAAAGATAAGAATCATTTTTTTCAAATCGATACACTTATTGCTTCACCATTCTTTATTTGCAACCTCGAAGTGAAAAATATAGCGGGAACTTTATATTTTGATGAAGAATATGATCAGATGATACGAACGTTAGATGGGAAAGAGGAAGGCTTCCCAAGCCCCCTGATTCAAATACGGAGGCAGCAATCCCATCTAGAGAATTGGCTGGAAAATCATAAATTTCCACGAATCCCTTGTCAAAGTTTTGTTGTTATTAGTAGTCCTTCTACAATTATAAAAGCCCCAAAGTCACTCAAATCCCAAATCCTTCATAGCGCAAACATTCCTTACAAATTAGGAGTTCTAGAAAAGAAGTTTAAAGAACAGTTATTAACGAAACCTACTCTTAAAAAGTTATCTAAAACACTTATGGAAAAGCATACAGAAGAGGATGTTGACTTATTTGCCAAATATAATATTTCAAAGAATGACATTCTAACTGGAGTGCAATGTCCAGGCTGCGGCCAATTTCCTGCTAAAAGAACCCAAGGTTTTTGGCGATGTTCATTTTGTAAACATAAAGCGAAGGATGCTCACCTCAGAACTCTAGAAGAATACAAATATCTTTTTGGAAATAAAATATCAAATCAACAGCTCCGGTCATTTCTTCACATCTCATCACGTACTAGTGCAACAAAGTTTTTCAGTACATTAAATTATGTTCATGAAGGAAGAACAAAGGATAGAGTGTATTTTATACCTTAA
- a CDS encoding SGNH/GDSL hydrolase family protein, whose translation MVEKKVLLIGDSITEWGRHEDHENLGSGYVRLIHDYFVTTYPNQAYQFLNRGVGGDRITDLAERWQKDVIDLKPDYISISIGINDVWRQLDHPDMEQIPTEQFQQLYTDLLTQIREKTNAKIILMEPTIIEEDVKAKGNQLLFDYVEIVHKVAKDFQATVVPTHKAFINYLQSGNDYKLTTDGVHMNPAGNMLMARTWIKAVEDQLK comes from the coding sequence GTGGTAGAGAAAAAGGTTTTACTGATCGGTGATAGTATAACTGAGTGGGGAAGACATGAGGACCATGAAAACTTAGGCTCAGGTTATGTAAGACTTATTCATGATTATTTTGTTACAACGTATCCAAACCAAGCCTATCAATTTCTAAACAGAGGTGTTGGTGGCGATCGCATTACCGATTTAGCTGAAAGATGGCAAAAGGACGTCATTGACTTAAAACCAGATTATATTTCAATTTCTATCGGAATAAATGATGTATGGAGACAATTAGATCATCCTGACATGGAGCAAATACCAACGGAACAATTTCAACAGCTATATACCGATTTATTAACGCAAATAAGAGAAAAAACAAATGCAAAAATCATCCTGATGGAGCCGACGATTATTGAAGAAGATGTAAAAGCTAAAGGAAACCAACTATTATTTGACTACGTTGAGATTGTTCATAAAGTAGCAAAAGATTTTCAGGCAACAGTTGTTCCAACACATAAAGCATTTATTAACTATTTACAATCTGGTAACGACTACAAATTAACAACAGATGGTGTTCATATGAATCCAGCAGGAAATATGCTAATGGCGAGAACTTGGATAAAAGCGGTTGAAGATCAGTTGAAATGA
- a CDS encoding glycoside hydrolase family 113, with the protein MKEIFVKGMTYGWNTSRGAYRTPKAVESLEKLRETGSEWIALSFFTYQDTYSSTEIAFDYGFTMTDRDIEFAVNKAKELGIKVCLKPVVNSRDGLWRARIGFPEDATEYWDKWFRSYENFLLHYAELAEELGCEMFCVGCEMIGTESRTEQWEQVIAKVRGVYNGPIIYNANHGKEEGVAWFDKVDIIGTSAYYPVAEGPGDSEENMMKNWEKVKVKLVKLHERFNKPIVFMEIGCRSAEGCATMPWDFEHTELPYSEDEQANFYSSVMKVFWDEPWFGGFFWWDWSTKLYPLAEAKSNTYFDIYGKKAENVLKEWYRKDVQAKK; encoded by the coding sequence ATGAAAGAGATTTTCGTGAAAGGGATGACATATGGCTGGAACACATCTCGTGGAGCTTATCGTACCCCTAAAGCAGTTGAATCACTAGAAAAATTAAGGGAAACAGGCAGTGAGTGGATTGCATTGTCCTTTTTTACGTATCAAGATACATATTCATCTACCGAGATCGCATTTGATTATGGATTTACAATGACAGATCGCGATATTGAATTTGCGGTAAATAAAGCGAAGGAACTTGGTATAAAGGTTTGCTTAAAGCCTGTTGTGAATTCAAGAGATGGATTATGGCGAGCGCGAATTGGATTTCCAGAGGATGCAACAGAGTATTGGGATAAATGGTTCAGATCTTATGAGAATTTCCTCCTTCACTATGCTGAGCTTGCAGAAGAGCTTGGCTGTGAGATGTTCTGTGTTGGTTGTGAAATGATTGGAACTGAGTCAAGAACAGAACAATGGGAGCAAGTGATTGCAAAGGTAAGAGGGGTTTATAACGGACCGATTATTTATAATGCGAACCACGGGAAAGAAGAAGGAGTAGCATGGTTTGACAAGGTCGATATCATCGGGACAAGTGCTTACTATCCAGTAGCTGAAGGACCTGGAGATAGTGAAGAAAATATGATGAAAAACTGGGAAAAAGTGAAAGTGAAATTAGTGAAGCTTCACGAAAGGTTTAACAAGCCAATTGTCTTCATGGAAATTGGTTGTCGAAGTGCTGAAGGTTGTGCGACGATGCCTTGGGATTTTGAACATACAGAGCTTCCGTATAGTGAAGATGAACAAGCAAACTTTTATAGTTCGGTTATGAAAGTATTTTGGGACGAGCCTTGGTTTGGTGGCTTTTTCTGGTGGGACTGGAGTACAAAACTTTATCCATTAGCAGAAGCTAAGTCAAATACTTACTTTGACATTTATGGTAAAAAGGCTGAAAACGTTTTAAAGGAATGGTATCGAAAAGATGTTCAAGCAAAGAAATAG
- a CDS encoding LacI family DNA-binding transcriptional regulator — MAKKVTMQQIADYLGVSKFVVSRALSGKEGVNPSTREKVFQAASKLGYFAQRNMKIEDIHDQQQNEQQTIDTTVTNNKSVLVLMPNIRFQNKESRYWGRILDGIGEIVETIGAGMVVLTENNVESLGNVLNPRGFLGVISIGVVSTALLLEVHRLHIPLIMVDYEDALIPCDSVFNNSFDCSLNLTNHLVGLGHQHIQFVGNIEYSRSFYDRWLGYRSAMERNKLTLKGDTIVYSEGADRVRDEIKQWLKKQTKQTMPTAFVCCNDNVAKRMITELEEIGYHVPNKVSVVGFDNMEFSYSMTPTITTVDVAKKDLGKRAVEMLMRRMREKHLPFEKVLLAGTILLRESTARLNKV, encoded by the coding sequence ATGGCAAAAAAAGTTACGATGCAGCAAATTGCCGATTACTTAGGTGTATCAAAGTTTGTTGTTTCTAGAGCACTGTCTGGAAAAGAAGGGGTCAACCCTTCGACAAGAGAAAAAGTGTTCCAAGCTGCCTCAAAGCTTGGATACTTCGCTCAAAGGAATATGAAAATTGAAGATATACATGATCAACAACAAAATGAGCAGCAAACGATCGATACTACTGTGACAAATAACAAAAGTGTGTTAGTGCTTATGCCAAATATCCGCTTCCAAAACAAAGAATCACGTTATTGGGGGCGGATATTAGATGGCATTGGAGAAATAGTAGAAACAATCGGAGCTGGCATGGTTGTTCTTACAGAAAATAACGTAGAAAGCCTTGGGAATGTTTTGAATCCAAGGGGCTTTTTAGGTGTGATTAGTATAGGGGTTGTCTCTACTGCGTTATTACTCGAGGTCCATCGCTTACATATACCATTAATTATGGTGGACTATGAGGATGCATTAATTCCGTGTGATTCGGTTTTTAATAACAGCTTTGATTGTAGCTTGAATTTAACAAATCATTTAGTAGGACTTGGTCATCAACACATTCAATTTGTTGGAAACATTGAATACTCCCGTAGTTTCTATGATCGCTGGCTTGGATACAGAAGTGCGATGGAGAGGAATAAGCTGACTTTAAAAGGGGATACCATTGTCTATTCCGAGGGTGCTGATCGAGTGCGCGATGAAATTAAACAATGGTTAAAAAAACAAACAAAACAAACTATGCCTACTGCATTTGTTTGCTGTAATGATAATGTGGCGAAAAGAATGATTACAGAGCTAGAAGAAATAGGTTATCACGTACCAAATAAAGTCTCAGTTGTAGGTTTTGATAACATGGAATTTTCTTATTCGATGACACCAACAATTACAACTGTTGATGTTGCAAAAAAAGATTTGGGAAAACGAGCAGTTGAAATGCTAATGAGAAGAATGAGAGAAAAACATTTACCTTTTGAGAAGGTGCTACTGGCTGGAACAATTTTGCTTCGTGAATCAACAGCTAGACTAAATAAAGTGTAA
- a CDS encoding beta-mannosidase: MKKIDLNGSWKMKCTNETEWLDAIVPGSVMNDLLRQGKIDDPFYRDNEDHAYEIAAKDYEFTREFSVDEELLSHSQVAIRFDGLDTLSKIMVNGQLVAKTNNMHRTYEFDIKAYLVKGTNHLQVTLLSPIQYITEKQKETKLWGVTDAVEGYPHIRKGHSMFGWDWGPRIPDLGIWRTVSLLAWNDSRIEDVYVSQDHHENEVGVNVRVKVKDVQKEIVNLEVKLTSPTGEINSTKITAMKSEETITIDVANPQLWWPNGYGEQPLYKVEVLVSNEEGLLDEKALTIGLRTIKVKHEPDQWGKSFEFEVNGLSIFAMGANYIPEDNLLARNSSERTERLINDCVEANFNMIRVWGGGIYPEDYFFDLCDEKGLIVWQDFMFACSMYELNDEFRETVEQEVIDNMKRIRHHASLGIWCGNNEVEEAWVYWGDMPNDDYKHKADYIKLFEFIIPELAKELDPQTFYWSSSPSSGGGFNEPRNPNEGDMHYWEVWHGLKPFSEYEKFHFRFCSEFGFQSFPSMKTIETFTEPEDRNIFSYVMEKHQKNGAANGKILFYLSENFLYPKDFDSLLYASQLLQAEAIKYGVEHWRRNRGRCMGSLYWQLNDCWPVASWSSIDYYGRWKALHYFTKKFYSPVLLSLREDGTDVEIHVTNDSLANVNARIEWKLRKNTSEVLQEGTVTATIESLTANQCEKLSFGEFLTFDAMRNTYLECILYVNGEQTTVTTLLFTKPKHFTFLNPELSVDVTETDETFEIVVSSIAFAKYIELELVAADCKFSDNYFDLSAGVNRTIVVQKESLSEDLSLGAFKQQLSLRSVFDIA; encoded by the coding sequence ATGAAGAAAATAGATTTAAATGGATCTTGGAAAATGAAGTGTACGAATGAAACTGAATGGTTAGATGCAATCGTTCCAGGTTCTGTTATGAATGACTTGTTAAGGCAGGGGAAAATTGATGATCCTTTTTATCGTGATAATGAAGACCATGCTTATGAAATAGCTGCAAAGGATTATGAATTTACTCGTGAATTTTCAGTTGATGAAGAACTACTTAGTCATAGCCAGGTTGCGATTCGATTTGATGGTCTTGATACACTTTCAAAAATAATGGTTAATGGACAATTAGTTGCAAAAACAAACAATATGCATCGTACCTATGAATTTGATATTAAGGCTTATTTAGTGAAAGGAACAAATCATTTACAAGTAACTCTCCTCTCACCAATTCAGTATATAACTGAAAAGCAGAAAGAAACGAAATTATGGGGAGTAACCGATGCCGTTGAAGGGTATCCACATATACGAAAAGGCCATAGTATGTTCGGTTGGGACTGGGGTCCTCGAATTCCTGATTTAGGAATTTGGCGTACTGTTTCTCTGCTAGCTTGGAATGATAGTCGCATTGAAGATGTGTATGTTAGTCAGGATCACCATGAAAATGAGGTCGGTGTAAATGTACGTGTGAAAGTAAAGGATGTACAGAAAGAAATCGTAAACCTTGAGGTGAAGCTTACAAGTCCAACGGGTGAAATAAATTCAACAAAAATCACGGCTATGAAATCGGAAGAAACAATTACGATTGATGTAGCAAATCCACAATTATGGTGGCCAAATGGATATGGAGAACAGCCATTATATAAGGTAGAAGTCCTTGTTTCAAATGAGGAGGGCTTGTTAGATGAAAAAGCATTAACCATTGGACTGCGTACGATAAAAGTAAAACATGAACCTGATCAATGGGGAAAATCATTCGAATTTGAAGTAAATGGTCTCTCAATTTTTGCGATGGGCGCGAACTACATTCCAGAAGATAATTTGTTAGCGAGAAATTCATCAGAAAGAACCGAACGATTAATCAATGATTGTGTGGAAGCTAACTTTAATATGATTCGTGTCTGGGGTGGTGGAATTTATCCTGAGGATTATTTCTTTGATTTATGTGACGAAAAAGGGCTAATCGTTTGGCAGGACTTTATGTTTGCTTGTAGTATGTACGAATTAAATGATGAGTTTAGAGAAACCGTTGAACAAGAAGTAATCGACAATATGAAGCGGATTCGTCACCATGCAAGTCTTGGAATTTGGTGTGGAAATAATGAAGTTGAAGAAGCCTGGGTATATTGGGGAGATATGCCTAATGATGATTACAAACATAAAGCAGACTATATCAAGCTTTTCGAATTTATTATTCCTGAGCTTGCTAAGGAACTTGACCCTCAGACCTTTTACTGGTCATCATCCCCATCATCTGGTGGAGGATTTAATGAACCGCGTAATCCAAATGAAGGTGATATGCATTATTGGGAAGTATGGCATGGATTAAAACCATTCTCAGAATATGAGAAGTTCCATTTCCGCTTCTGTTCGGAATTTGGTTTTCAATCATTCCCATCAATGAAAACGATTGAAACCTTTACAGAGCCTGAAGACCGCAATATTTTTTCATATGTCATGGAAAAGCACCAGAAGAATGGAGCTGCGAATGGGAAAATTCTCTTTTACCTTTCTGAAAACTTCCTTTATCCAAAAGACTTTGATTCTTTACTATATGCCTCCCAGCTATTGCAGGCAGAAGCAATTAAATATGGGGTAGAACATTGGAGAAGAAATCGCGGTCGTTGTATGGGGTCACTTTACTGGCAGTTAAATGACTGTTGGCCGGTTGCTTCTTGGTCTAGTATTGATTATTACGGTCGCTGGAAAGCGTTGCATTATTTCACGAAGAAGTTTTATTCGCCAGTTTTGTTATCACTTAGAGAAGATGGAACAGATGTAGAAATCCATGTGACAAACGATTCTTTAGCAAATGTAAATGCGCGAATTGAATGGAAATTACGTAAAAATACGTCAGAAGTTCTTCAAGAAGGAACAGTGACTGCAACTATTGAAAGTCTTACGGCTAATCAATGTGAGAAATTATCATTTGGTGAATTTTTGACTTTTGATGCAATGAGAAATACGTACCTTGAGTGCATATTGTATGTAAATGGTGAACAAACAACTGTAACAACCCTGTTGTTTACGAAGCCGAAGCATTTTACTTTCCTAAATCCAGAACTATCAGTTGACGTGACAGAAACAGATGAAACATTTGAAATTGTTGTATCCTCGATAGCTTTTGCAAAATACATTGAACTTGAATTAGTCGCAGCAGATTGCAAGTTTAGTGACAATTACTTTGACCTTTCGGCAGGAGTTAATAGAACGATTGTCGTTCAAAAAGAAAGTTTGAGTGAAGATCTAAGTCTAGGTGCATTTAAGCAACAGTTATCACTTCGCAGTGTTTTTGATATTGCATAG
- a CDS encoding glycoside hydrolase family 113, giving the protein MEFIKGFTYGWMSRKGDFKKPEAKESMRLLKERTNTDYAIISLAALQDGAHTTVVDYTGEHMVSDEELVDMIEYAQSLGLKVILKPTVNCKDGTWRAHINFFDLDVPCEPKWKDWFKSYTEYQMHYAAIAQKTNCDMIIVGCEMVQTERKDKEWRALVDEVRTVYNGAITYNTDKYQEGNVKWWDALDVISSSGYYPINDWDNQLDRIEKIIKPFNKPFFFAEAGCPSRSNSPYVPNDWGLEGETDLKAQEDYYKVMFEKTKDRDWVQGFGLWDWKALLHMEENAANNDDYAVYGKPAEKVIKAFYATK; this is encoded by the coding sequence TTGGAATTCATCAAAGGTTTTACGTATGGTTGGATGAGTAGAAAAGGAGATTTTAAGAAGCCTGAAGCGAAGGAGTCTATGAGGCTCTTAAAAGAACGAACAAATACAGATTATGCAATTATTTCATTAGCAGCTTTACAGGATGGTGCCCATACAACAGTAGTTGATTATACTGGGGAACACATGGTTTCAGATGAAGAATTAGTAGACATGATTGAATATGCTCAGTCGCTTGGCCTGAAGGTGATCTTAAAACCTACAGTGAATTGTAAGGATGGTACATGGAGAGCGCATATTAATTTCTTTGACCTAGATGTTCCTTGTGAACCTAAGTGGAAAGATTGGTTTAAGAGCTATACGGAATATCAAATGCATTATGCTGCAATTGCTCAGAAAACAAATTGTGACATGATCATTGTTGGTTGTGAAATGGTACAAACAGAACGTAAAGACAAAGAGTGGCGTGCTTTAGTAGATGAAGTGCGTACGGTTTATAATGGGGCTATTACGTATAATACTGATAAATACCAAGAAGGAAATGTGAAATGGTGGGATGCGTTAGATGTGATCTCGTCCAGTGGTTATTATCCAATAAATGATTGGGATAATCAGTTAGATCGTATCGAAAAGATTATTAAACCATTTAATAAACCGTTTTTCTTTGCGGAAGCTGGTTGTCCAAGTCGTTCGAATTCGCCGTATGTTCCGAATGATTGGGGTCTCGAAGGTGAGACGGACCTGAAAGCGCAAGAGGATTATTATAAAGTAATGTTCGAAAAAACAAAGGATAGAGACTGGGTACAGGGTTTTGGTCTGTGGGACTGGAAAGCTCTGCTTCATATGGAAGAAAACGCGGCAAATAATGATGATTATGCTGTTTATGGAAAACCAGCAGAGAAGGTAATTAAGGCTTTTTATGCAACTAAATAA
- a CDS encoding carbohydrate ABC transporter permease, translating to MYKLKYTLGSVVKYVSLLLGLFAALIPIAVVFFASFKTSSEYKSSGPLTPPENWTNFENYTRAFVEGNMMVGFVNTTIILLVSIVGATLTGSMIAFVLNRFKFRGSNLLMGAFLLATLIPAVTTQVATFQIIEGLGLFNTRGAAIILYMSTDIIAVYIFLQFMDSISVSLDESAMLDGASYVTIFRKIILPLLKPAIVTVIIVKGVNVYNDFYTPFLYMPKKELHVISTALFTFKGPYGSQWEVICAGIMIAIIPTLIAFISLQKHIYNGMAGSVK from the coding sequence GTGTATAAATTAAAGTATACGTTAGGTAGCGTAGTTAAATATGTATCACTGCTTCTAGGATTATTCGCAGCTTTAATTCCAATTGCGGTCGTATTCTTTGCCTCTTTTAAAACAAGTAGTGAATATAAGAGTTCAGGACCTTTAACACCGCCTGAAAATTGGACAAACTTCGAAAATTACACAAGGGCATTTGTTGAAGGAAATATGATGGTGGGGTTTGTAAATACAACGATAATTTTACTTGTTTCGATTGTAGGTGCAACGTTAACAGGTTCAATGATCGCATTTGTATTAAATCGTTTTAAATTCAGAGGTAGCAATCTATTAATGGGTGCCTTTTTACTTGCTACACTTATTCCAGCTGTTACAACGCAAGTTGCAACCTTCCAAATAATTGAGGGGCTTGGGTTGTTTAATACAAGAGGAGCGGCAATTATTTTGTACATGAGTACAGATATTATTGCAGTTTATATTTTCTTGCAGTTTATGGATTCGATTTCAGTTTCATTAGATGAATCAGCAATGCTTGATGGTGCGTCATATGTAACGATTTTCAGAAAAATTATTTTACCTTTACTTAAGCCGGCTATTGTTACGGTTATCATCGTTAAAGGTGTAAATGTATATAACGATTTTTATACACCGTTTCTCTATATGCCGAAAAAGGAGCTTCATGTTATTTCAACCGCGCTGTTTACGTTTAAAGGACCTTATGGATCACAGTGGGAGGTTATCTGTGCTGGGATTATGATTGCGATTATCCCGACGTTGATTGCTTTCATCTCACTTCAGAAACATATATACAACGGAATGGCAGGTTCAGTTAAGTAA
- a CDS encoding carbohydrate ABC transporter permease, giving the protein MFKFSNLSYDAQRRVIIILFSIVPVALLITFAYIPVANMFYYSFTDWNGFSDKEFVGFENYLTIFTDPEYFVVFKVSLYYFFATFVQMGLALYFATILSFNVRFKNFFKGVLFFPYLLNGVAIGFMFLFFFRPEGTLDTVLNTLGLGEFIQLWLGNPDIINISLAGTSIWRYMGFNFIIFLGAISSIPKDVYEAAEIDGANKWHQFRYIILPSIRRIIQLNLILAISGALSSFEIPYIMTAGANGSKTFVIQTVDIAFKYGKVGLGSAMAVVLMIIVIVVTLIQKKFFKED; this is encoded by the coding sequence GTGTTCAAATTCTCAAACCTATCTTATGACGCGCAAAGAAGAGTCATTATTATTCTTTTCTCAATTGTTCCGGTAGCATTGTTAATTACTTTTGCTTATATACCGGTAGCGAATATGTTCTATTACAGTTTCACAGATTGGAATGGATTTAGTGATAAGGAGTTTGTCGGATTTGAAAATTACCTGACAATTTTTACTGATCCAGAATACTTTGTTGTTTTTAAAGTAAGTTTGTATTATTTCTTTGCAACGTTTGTGCAAATGGGATTAGCGTTATATTTTGCGACAATTTTAAGTTTTAACGTGCGTTTTAAGAATTTCTTTAAAGGTGTTTTGTTTTTTCCTTACTTATTAAATGGTGTTGCGATTGGTTTTATGTTTTTGTTTTTCTTTAGACCTGAGGGAACATTGGATACGGTTTTAAATACTTTAGGATTAGGCGAGTTTATTCAACTTTGGTTAGGAAACCCAGATATTATTAATATTTCTTTAGCAGGAACTTCTATATGGAGATATATGGGTTTTAACTTTATCATCTTTTTAGGAGCGATTTCATCGATTCCTAAAGATGTATATGAAGCAGCGGAAATTGATGGTGCGAATAAATGGCACCAGTTTAGATATATTATTTTACCGAGTATTCGCAGAATCATTCAGCTTAATTTAATTCTAGCGATAAGTGGAGCACTTTCTTCGTTTGAAATTCCTTACATTATGACAGCTGGTGCTAACGGTAGTAAAACGTTTGTTATCCAGACAGTAGATATTGCGTTTAAGTATGGTAAGGTCGGTCTAGGTTCTGCGATGGCTGTTGTGCTTATGATTATTGTTATCGTTGTAACGCTTATACAGAAAAAATTCTTTAAGGAGGACTAG